Proteins encoded by one window of Bacteroidota bacterium:
- a CDS encoding gamma carbonic anhydrase family protein gives MKALLKSLRGHSPQVHPTAFVAETAVLIGQVQVGEGSSIWYNTVLRGDVNAIRVGARSNIQDGAVVHCTYQHTETHIGDEVTIGHLAMIHGCTIHSHVLVGMSCTVLDQAVIEPDVILGAGSLVLQRQVLESGHLYAGSPARKLRKLSEEQMKSIRHYATQYQMYTDWYLSEPNIGS, from the coding sequence TGAAATCTCTGCGCGGGCATAGCCCGCAGGTCCACCCCACGGCCTTTGTAGCAGAAACCGCCGTACTGATTGGCCAGGTGCAGGTGGGCGAGGGCAGCAGTATCTGGTACAACACCGTGCTGCGTGGCGACGTGAATGCCATACGCGTAGGCGCCCGGAGCAACATACAGGACGGGGCCGTGGTGCACTGCACCTACCAGCATACCGAAACACACATAGGCGACGAGGTAACCATAGGCCACCTGGCCATGATACACGGCTGCACGATACACAGCCATGTACTGGTGGGGATGAGCTGCACCGTGCTGGACCAGGCCGTGATAGAGCCGGACGTGATACTGGGCGCGGGCAGCCTGGTGCTACAGCGCCAGGTGCTGGAGAGCGGCCACCTGTATGCCGGCAGCCCTGCACGCAAACTGCGCAAGCTAAGTGAAGAACAGATGAAGAGCATCCGCCACTATGCCACTCAGTACCAAATGTATACCGATTGGTACCTTTCGGAGCCGAATATTGGCAGTTGA
- a CDS encoding PKD domain-containing protein translates to MSTRPCIQVFFIGLLLCTWLVPVGAAMAHGGAHEAAPPSSAVSFIPNAGQWDPQILYMAYLRGGQAWLTHTGISLLYYETDSLEYIHDLPRYSEEVVTFGAHLLKLKWLDAPGASSIEGSAPRPGAFNYFVGNDPAKWASGLALVGTVRYRNLYPGIDLEVTGSASGGLKYNLIAQPGADLDEARFVYEGADKVELIHNTLHIHTSIGVLQEQMPAAWLGSGHGQRPAQVQYTLNRSGALGYAHAGRRTEALTIDPVLVFSTYSGSNADNWGMTATFDEAGNAYSGGVVHNFAPTTGLLSPGAYQVAYSGGTGLNNEQLGSDVLFFASDCMLIKFSPDGRQRVWATLLGGASNEHPASLIVNAQNELYIYGATLSANFPTANAYDASYNGNGDLFVARLSQDGTQLLGSTYVGGSGLDGVNQWQVIVGGTNYLNPLRRFVGDEARGEIILDQNGDVLVGATTRSQNFPTTAGVWGAAPGNSGADLRTSQDGVVFRLSKNLSTLMQSTYVPGNRNDAVYSLKTNRDNEIYLTGGTQSNTGLGIPATAWQATHANSNGADGYLLRLSADMSTVLGGTYIGTAAYDQALLVELDLDGKPYVVGNTEGAMTTQVAAGEDGIFSTLNGRQFFMRFAPNLRTRELSSVWGSGKTEPDISPTAFLVDDCYNIYVAGWGGGTLPNGENNISNMPVTADAVKPTTEGSDFYMLVLAQNGRSLVYGSYFGEANFAARDHVDGGTSRFDKRGKVYHAVCASCDGLDNFPTTPGAYSRVNGSTNCNNAVFKFDFQIINRAQPKLTARNLNTTGCAPFTFEFLADGTESLLPGFPDPSVFRWHFGDTTTGAINTGLGNPSVHVYENPGIFRVKLVAGYPPGIACSFPDSVEQEIIVYEVRNPGFEAENNPCELDVVLKNTTEVGVVYQWIFPDTVGALRGDTLVRRDKNSFVRTFRSSGVYPIKLVVNPGTVCSQTVESLVTVGLPERLDLGSRRDACSFTYALEAEDFNTSSWLWDFGDGNTSTQRNPTHTYAAPGTYTLTYTAFSTNGLCSVRFQQQFLVPRAPEVRFTIDSSSCLGEYNLIFQPNGDVATQYWVVNGDTVRNQVVDLNRYGPGRQEVELVARDKDQCGPTYRQTQTFYNSNFLELSIPNVFTPNGDGINDYWRAELVNPDCFGDVQVYNRWGEVVYEANVRGEGWDGRVGGEDAPEGVYVYILKIGKIEKVGTITLVR, encoded by the coding sequence ATGAGTACGCGTCCCTGCATCCAGGTATTTTTCATCGGGCTACTGCTGTGCACCTGGCTAGTGCCGGTGGGGGCGGCCATGGCCCACGGTGGCGCGCACGAGGCCGCGCCGCCCTCCTCTGCGGTTTCCTTCATCCCAAACGCAGGCCAGTGGGATCCGCAGATCCTGTACATGGCGTACCTGCGCGGGGGGCAGGCCTGGCTTACACACACAGGCATCAGCCTGCTGTACTATGAAACCGACAGCCTGGAGTACATACACGACCTACCCCGCTATAGCGAGGAGGTGGTAACCTTCGGCGCACACCTGCTGAAGCTGAAGTGGCTGGATGCCCCGGGGGCCAGCAGCATAGAGGGTAGTGCGCCCCGGCCGGGTGCCTTCAACTACTTTGTGGGCAACGACCCCGCAAAGTGGGCCAGCGGCCTGGCCCTGGTGGGTACGGTGCGGTACCGAAACCTGTACCCGGGCATAGACCTGGAGGTAACCGGCAGCGCGTCGGGAGGCCTGAAGTATAACCTGATAGCCCAACCCGGGGCAGACCTGGACGAGGCACGCTTTGTGTACGAGGGGGCCGACAAAGTGGAACTGATACACAACACCCTGCACATACACACCAGCATAGGCGTGCTGCAGGAGCAGATGCCTGCCGCCTGGCTGGGCAGTGGGCACGGCCAGCGCCCGGCACAGGTGCAGTATACGCTGAACCGCAGCGGTGCCCTGGGCTATGCACATGCCGGCAGGCGGACTGAGGCCCTCACCATAGACCCGGTGCTGGTGTTCAGCACCTATTCCGGCTCCAATGCCGACAACTGGGGTATGACCGCCACCTTTGACGAAGCGGGGAATGCCTACTCGGGCGGTGTCGTCCACAACTTTGCACCCACCACCGGCCTCCTCAGCCCGGGGGCCTACCAGGTAGCCTACTCGGGTGGTACCGGCCTGAACAACGAACAGCTGGGCTCGGATGTGCTTTTCTTTGCCTCGGACTGTATGCTCATCAAGTTCAGCCCAGATGGCCGCCAGCGTGTGTGGGCCACCCTGCTGGGTGGGGCGTCCAACGAGCATCCGGCTAGCCTGATTGTGAACGCACAAAATGAACTGTACATATACGGTGCAACACTGAGCGCAAACTTCCCAACCGCAAATGCCTACGATGCCAGCTATAATGGAAACGGCGACCTATTCGTGGCACGCCTTAGCCAAGACGGCACTCAGCTGCTGGGCAGCACCTATGTGGGCGGCAGCGGGCTAGACGGCGTAAACCAGTGGCAGGTTATCGTAGGGGGAACTAACTACCTGAACCCGCTGCGCAGATTTGTGGGCGACGAGGCACGGGGAGAAATCATCCTGGACCAGAATGGAGATGTGCTGGTAGGAGCCACTACCCGCAGCCAGAACTTTCCGACTACCGCCGGGGTGTGGGGTGCAGCTCCCGGAAATTCCGGTGCCGACCTGCGCACCAGTCAGGATGGCGTTGTATTCCGGCTCAGCAAAAACCTCAGCACACTGATGCAAAGTACCTATGTGCCCGGCAACCGGAATGATGCCGTGTATAGCCTGAAAACAAACCGGGACAATGAGATCTACCTGACGGGCGGAACACAGAGTAATACCGGACTGGGGATACCCGCCACCGCCTGGCAGGCCACACATGCCAACTCCAATGGGGCCGATGGCTATCTGCTACGCCTGTCGGCAGACATGAGCACCGTGCTGGGTGGCACCTACATAGGCACCGCAGCCTATGACCAAGCCCTGCTGGTAGAGCTGGACCTGGACGGAAAACCCTACGTAGTGGGAAACACCGAGGGGGCCATGACCACCCAGGTGGCCGCCGGCGAAGATGGCATCTTCAGCACCCTAAATGGCCGGCAATTTTTCATGCGCTTTGCACCCAACCTGCGCACGCGCGAGCTAAGCAGCGTGTGGGGCAGCGGTAAGACCGAGCCCGACATCAGCCCCACGGCCTTTCTGGTAGACGACTGCTACAACATCTACGTAGCCGGCTGGGGCGGAGGCACGCTGCCAAACGGCGAGAACAACATAAGCAACATGCCCGTTACGGCAGATGCCGTAAAGCCTACCACCGAGGGATCGGACTTCTACATGCTGGTGCTGGCGCAGAATGGGCGGAGCCTGGTGTATGGCAGCTACTTTGGCGAGGCAAACTTTGCAGCCAGAGACCATGTGGATGGCGGCACCAGCCGCTTTGACAAACGGGGCAAGGTATACCATGCCGTGTGCGCCAGCTGTGACGGGCTGGACAACTTTCCCACCACACCCGGGGCCTACAGCAGGGTGAATGGATCCACCAACTGCAACAATGCTGTCTTCAAGTTCGACTTTCAGATTATCAACCGGGCGCAGCCCAAGCTGACCGCACGAAACCTGAATACCACCGGCTGCGCACCCTTCACCTTTGAGTTTCTCGCAGACGGAACCGAGTCTCTGCTCCCAGGCTTTCCCGACCCCTCCGTCTTCCGCTGGCATTTTGGCGACACAACCACCGGGGCCATCAACACCGGCCTGGGAAACCCCAGCGTACACGTGTACGAGAACCCCGGCATCTTCCGGGTAAAGCTGGTGGCAGGCTATCCGCCAGGTATCGCATGTAGCTTCCCGGACAGCGTAGAGCAGGAAATCATTGTGTATGAGGTGCGTAATCCCGGCTTTGAAGCTGAAAACAATCCCTGCGAACTGGACGTAGTGCTGAAAAACACCACCGAGGTGGGGGTAGTGTACCAGTGGATCTTCCCCGATACCGTGGGGGCCCTCCGCGGAGATACCCTGGTGCGCAGAGACAAGAACAGCTTTGTCCGCACCTTCCGGTCATCGGGCGTGTACCCCATAAAGCTGGTGGTAAACCCGGGTACCGTGTGCTCTCAGACCGTGGAGTCGCTCGTAACGGTGGGCCTGCCCGAGCGCCTGGACCTGGGCAGCCGGCGCGATGCCTGTAGCTTCACCTACGCCCTGGAGGCCGAAGACTTCAATACCTCCAGCTGGCTCTGGGACTTTGGAGACGGCAACACCAGCACCCAGCGAAATCCCACGCACACCTATGCAGCACCAGGCACCTATACCCTTACCTACACGGCCTTCAGCACAAACGGCCTGTGCAGCGTCCGTTTCCAGCAGCAGTTTCTGGTACCCCGGGCACCGGAGGTGCGGTTTACCATAGACAGCAGCAGCTGCCTGGGCGAGTATAATCTGATCTTCCAGCCCAATGGAGATGTTGCCACCCAATACTGGGTTGTAAACGGAGACACGGTACGAAACCAGGTGGTGGACCTGAACCGATACGGACCCGGAAGGCAGGAGGTGGAGCTGGTGGCCCGGGACAAAGACCAGTGCGGGCCTACCTACCGCCAGACGCAAACTTTCTACAACTCAAACTTCCTGGAGCTCTCCATACCCAATGTATTTACCCCAAACGGCGACGGGATAAACGACTACTGGCGGGCAGAGCTGGTGAACCCAGACTGCTTTGGCGACGTGCAGGTGTACAACCGCTGGGGAGAGGTGGTGTATGAGGCAAATGTACGTGGCGAGGGATGGGACGGACGAGTAGGGGGAGAAGATGCGCCCGAGGGGGTGTATGTGTACATTCTCAAGATTGGTAAAATCGAAAAAGTAGGCACCATTACACTTGTCCGCTAG
- a CDS encoding PUR family DNA/RNA-binding protein → MDYNENRRGEYDQANEIYSKRIKAGKRTYMFDVRATRGNDYYITITERKRDHDGDGYYKQKLFLYKEDFNKFLRSLEEVILHVKEELMPDFDYDQFDRERQAEQEPGALYHEQDTNQ, encoded by the coding sequence GTGGACTACAACGAAAACCGGAGAGGCGAATACGACCAAGCCAACGAAATCTACAGCAAAAGAATAAAGGCGGGGAAACGCACGTACATGTTCGACGTACGGGCCACCCGGGGCAATGACTACTATATAACCATTACCGAGCGGAAACGAGACCACGACGGGGATGGCTACTACAAGCAAAAGCTGTTTTTGTACAAAGAGGATTTCAATAAGTTCCTGCGGTCGCTAGAGGAAGTTATCCTGCATGTAAAGGAGGAACTGATGCCCGACTTTGACTACGACCAGTTTGACCGGGAGCGCCAGGCCGAGCAGGAACCGGGTGCGCTGTACCACGAGCAAGACACCAATCAATAA
- a CDS encoding TIGR00282 family metallophosphoesterase has product MRLLFIGDVVGDIGVACVQALLPGLITAHRIDFVVCNGENSHEGRGINEVICKRLHKAGVDVITGGDHSFDKHLIFPYMARHNTLLRPANYPKGAPGQGFGLYETAKGIQVGVINLRGNTFFQNPVNCPFTVADRLIQDLGTHAQVIFMDFHAEATAEKKAMGWYVDGRISALCGTHTHVQTADEQVLPHGTGYLTDAGFTGPHHSVIGMDIETAITRFRIQIPQRYKLAEEAPMLHAAIFDLDEKTGKTRSIQRLSEVAKLEIPAGTEAQTDTP; this is encoded by the coding sequence ATGCGACTCCTCTTTATCGGCGATGTAGTGGGCGACATCGGCGTGGCCTGTGTACAGGCATTGCTGCCCGGCCTGATTACGGCTCATCGCATTGACTTTGTGGTGTGTAATGGCGAAAACAGCCACGAGGGGCGCGGCATAAACGAAGTGATCTGCAAGCGCCTGCACAAGGCGGGTGTGGACGTGATAACCGGAGGCGACCACAGTTTCGACAAGCACCTGATATTCCCCTACATGGCCCGGCACAACACCCTGCTGCGCCCGGCAAACTACCCAAAGGGTGCACCCGGGCAGGGCTTTGGGCTATACGAAACCGCAAAAGGCATACAGGTGGGCGTTATCAACCTGCGGGGCAATACCTTTTTCCAAAACCCGGTGAACTGCCCCTTCACGGTGGCAGACCGCCTGATACAAGACCTGGGCACACATGCACAGGTCATTTTTATGGACTTCCACGCCGAGGCCACGGCGGAAAAGAAGGCCATGGGCTGGTATGTGGATGGCCGCATAAGTGCCCTGTGTGGCACGCACACCCATGTGCAAACAGCGGACGAACAGGTGCTGCCTCACGGAACAGGATACCTGACAGATGCAGGTTTTACCGGCCCACATCACAGCGTGATCGGGATGGATATCGAAACGGCCATCACCCGCTTTCGGATACAAATCCCGCAACGCTACAAGCTGGCCGAAGAAGCACCCATGCTGCATGCTGCCATCTTCGACCTGGATGAAAAGACCGGAAAAACCCGCAGCATACAGCGGCTAAGCGAAGTGGCCAAGCTGGAAATACCAGCGGGCACGGAGGCACAAACAGATACCCCCTGA
- a CDS encoding acyl-CoA dehydrogenase, which produces MNFELTEEHKMIRQMARDFAQKELLPGVIERDNTQQFPQELQRSMGEMGFMGMMVSPQYGGGGMDTVSYVLAMEELSKVDASASVMMSVNNSLVCWGLEKYGTEEQKQKYLPRLCSGEIVGAFCLSEPEAGSDATSQKTEALDMGDHYLLNGTKNWITNGQRASVYLVIAQTDRAKGHRGINCLIVEKGMPGFEVGKKEDKLGIRGSDTTTLLFNDVKVPKENRIGEDGFGFKFAMGTLDGGRIGIAAQALGIAAGAFELALKYSQERKAFGREIFKHQAISFKLAKMATDVEAARLLCLKAAREKDLDLPFGQTASMAKLFASKIAVDVAREAVQVHGGYGFVKEYHVERLYRDAKITEIYEGTSEIQHIVISRNLVA; this is translated from the coding sequence ATGAACTTTGAACTGACCGAAGAGCATAAAATGATCCGCCAGATGGCACGAGACTTTGCCCAGAAGGAGCTGCTGCCAGGGGTGATAGAGCGAGACAATACCCAGCAGTTTCCGCAGGAGCTACAGCGCAGCATGGGCGAGATGGGCTTTATGGGCATGATGGTGAGCCCCCAATATGGCGGGGGCGGCATGGATACCGTAAGCTATGTGCTGGCCATGGAGGAACTGAGCAAGGTGGATGCCAGTGCCTCGGTAATGATGAGCGTAAACAATAGCCTGGTATGCTGGGGCCTGGAGAAGTATGGCACCGAAGAACAGAAGCAGAAGTATCTGCCGCGCCTGTGCAGTGGCGAGATCGTGGGCGCATTCTGCCTGAGTGAGCCCGAGGCTGGTAGCGATGCCACCAGCCAGAAAACAGAGGCCCTGGACATGGGCGACCACTACCTGCTGAACGGCACCAAAAACTGGATTACCAACGGGCAACGTGCCAGCGTGTACCTGGTGATAGCACAGACCGACCGTGCCAAAGGACACCGGGGCATCAACTGCCTGATCGTGGAGAAGGGCATGCCCGGCTTTGAGGTGGGCAAGAAAGAAGACAAGCTGGGCATCCGGGGTAGCGACACCACCACCCTGCTGTTTAACGACGTGAAGGTGCCGAAGGAAAACCGCATCGGCGAGGATGGCTTCGGCTTCAAGTTTGCCATGGGCACGCTAGACGGGGGGCGCATTGGCATTGCAGCCCAGGCACTGGGTATTGCTGCTGGGGCCTTTGAGCTGGCGCTGAAATATAGCCAAGAACGAAAGGCGTTCGGACGCGAGATCTTCAAACATCAGGCCATCAGCTTCAAGCTGGCCAAAATGGCCACGGATGTGGAGGCGGCACGCCTGCTATGCCTAAAGGCGGCACGCGAAAAGGACCTGGACCTGCCATTTGGACAAACAGCCAGTATGGCCAAGCTGTTTGCCAGCAAGATAGCGGTAGACGTGGCCCGAGAGGCGGTGCAGGTGCACGGCGGCTATGGCTTTGTAAAGGAATACCACGTGGAGCGCCTATACCGAGATGCCAAGATCACCGAAATCTACGAAGGTACCAGCGAGATACAGCACATTGTGATCAGCCGAAACCTGGTAGCCTAG
- a CDS encoding PspA/IM30 family protein, whose protein sequence is MWKRFTRALKALFGGAVKAIEDPKLILEQNIRELNDQVPRMNQNIATVKANVTLLENELKKYKSEYNDLISKMKAAIKNNRDDIAANYAVRVESLKSHIAQTQSQHETAVSAYEKSLEVKKAFMRERERKIAEAREALRAHERAKWQSKIADTMEQFEVGGIDQTHQEMIDRLNQKTAHSEARVDLVLDSIDTESLKIDEEAEKLRALDLVQQYKLEMGLTGSTPTPLLEEENQPEKPEQERS, encoded by the coding sequence ATGTGGAAACGATTTACCCGGGCACTGAAGGCCCTATTCGGGGGGGCAGTAAAGGCCATAGAAGACCCCAAACTCATCCTGGAGCAAAATATACGCGAGCTGAACGACCAGGTGCCGCGCATGAACCAGAATATTGCCACCGTAAAGGCCAATGTAACCCTGCTGGAGAATGAGCTGAAGAAGTACAAGAGCGAATACAACGACCTGATCAGCAAGATGAAGGCTGCCATAAAGAATAACCGCGATGACATAGCCGCCAACTATGCCGTACGGGTGGAGAGCCTGAAGAGCCACATTGCCCAAACACAAAGCCAGCACGAAACGGCCGTATCGGCCTACGAGAAATCGCTGGAGGTGAAAAAGGCATTCATGCGCGAGCGCGAGCGCAAAATAGCTGAAGCCCGCGAAGCCCTGCGTGCCCACGAACGGGCTAAATGGCAGAGCAAGATAGCTGACACCATGGAGCAGTTTGAAGTAGGCGGTATAGACCAGACACACCAGGAGATGATAGACCGCCTGAACCAGAAAACCGCACACAGCGAGGCCCGGGTAGACCTGGTGCTGGACAGCATAGACACCGAGAGCCTGAAAATAGACGAGGAGGCCGAGAAGCTGCGTGCGCTGGACCTGGTGCAGCAGTACAAACTGGAGATGGGCCTGACCGGTAGCACCCCAACCCCCCTACTGGAAGAAGAAAACCAGCCGGAAAAACCAGAGCAGGAGCGCTCGTAG
- the fbp gene encoding class 1 fructose-bisphosphatase: MSDTPKILTLQQFILSEQKDHPKATGELSQLLRDISLAARIVSREVNRAGLSSILGEANLINVQGEAQMKLDLYADHTFLNALRLGGITAVYASEEQEDVVPIGMVNGRYGKYAVLCDPLDGSSNVDVNVSIGTIFSVFRRKTQECPGTLEDCLQHGYEQIAAGYVLYGSSTMLVYTTRGHGVNGFTLEPSLGEFILSHPNIRIPEKAKYYSVNEANRSQFTEPAKRYLEYVDQRNQGEKPGINARYIGSLVADFHRNLLQGGIYLYPGLKHQPAGKLRLMYEANPMALLVENAGGRATDGTRRILDLEPTALHQRTPLYLGSKQEMDLLESMHKEAILAGK; the protein is encoded by the coding sequence ATGTCCGATACACCCAAGATCCTTACGCTCCAGCAGTTCATCCTTTCGGAGCAGAAAGACCACCCCAAGGCCACTGGCGAGCTCAGCCAGCTGCTGCGAGATATAAGCCTGGCCGCCCGTATCGTAAGCCGCGAGGTAAATCGCGCCGGGCTAAGCTCCATCCTGGGCGAGGCCAACCTGATAAATGTGCAGGGCGAGGCCCAAATGAAGCTGGACCTGTATGCAGACCATACCTTTCTGAATGCGCTGAGACTGGGAGGCATAACCGCCGTATACGCCAGCGAGGAGCAAGAAGACGTGGTGCCCATCGGCATGGTAAATGGCCGCTATGGCAAGTATGCCGTGCTGTGCGACCCCCTGGATGGCAGCAGCAACGTAGACGTGAATGTAAGCATCGGCACCATATTCAGCGTATTCCGCCGCAAGACACAGGAGTGCCCCGGCACCCTGGAAGACTGCCTGCAGCATGGTTATGAGCAGATTGCTGCCGGCTATGTGCTGTATGGCAGCAGTACCATGCTGGTATACACCACCAGGGGGCATGGTGTAAACGGATTCACGCTAGAGCCTAGCCTGGGCGAGTTTATCCTGAGCCACCCGAACATCCGCATACCCGAAAAGGCAAAGTACTATAGCGTGAACGAGGCCAACCGCAGCCAGTTTACCGAGCCGGCAAAGCGCTATCTGGAGTATGTGGACCAGCGCAACCAGGGCGAGAAGCCCGGCATCAATGCCCGCTATATCGGTAGCCTGGTGGCCGACTTTCACCGAAACCTGCTGCAGGGCGGCATCTACCTATATCCAGGCCTGAAGCACCAGCCTGCGGGTAAGCTGCGCCTGATGTATGAAGCTAACCCCATGGCACTGCTGGTAGAGAATGCCGGTGGCCGAGCCACCGACGGTACCCGCCGCATCCTGGACCTGGAGCCAACGGCCCTGCACCAGCGCACCCCCCTCTACCTGGGTAGCAAGCAGGAAATGGACCTATTGGAAAGCATGCACAAAGAAGCTATTTTGGCAGGCAAATAG